In Daphnia magna isolate NIES linkage group LG6, ASM2063170v1.1, whole genome shotgun sequence, the following are encoded in one genomic region:
- the LOC116924765 gene encoding 1-phosphatidylinositol 4,5-bisphosphate phosphodiesterase eta-1 isoform X1 produces the protein MAVVSTQTPSSIYPSHLLEETPEFQDVIASSPPPTDDADLAAVRVGAVLWKLRSSNAWYRRRYWVDTQNMRLHYEPSHKPFWCNAKQHVDILDIKDARLGWKTDVFNLAGRLAEKKRAKDPQRPPMLREDCCFSIIHGRENKSLDLVASDPETAATWVRGFKSLMTVVHAVEKRRSDQQWLKLLFNQADKDGSGALSFDECCQLLLQLNMKIDPEAAMKLFQISNVNKRKIKDKQAIDAEEFIQFYQLLLVRPEIETLFRKYSEDDGASMSPNGLRQFLEKEQSMKDVKAEFAVGLIRRFDPSPSKEMGRMTLAGFTALMTSPMFEILDESQRDQVVQNMTHPLSHYFMASSHNTYLTGNQLTSESSIEAYISVLKNGCRCIELDLWDGPDGEPVIYHGNTLTGTVPVKDVLNDAIKPFAFKTSTYPLFLSFENHLCLEQQAVLATQIKDAIGDLLCLMDVADMKELPSPEQLRNKIIIKAKKYMSIGSHNAPSPTSNSSPAPSPTPGKEEQPAENNQSSSQPVVPLPDANSSQQEKTLQPIAKDLFDMVNICEAVKFHGFANSLKKDKCYHISSFSEGKALDLITESSEDFVRHTTRQLVRIYPAATRTTSSNFSPFPHWAVGSQVVALNYQTNSKEMRMYRGFFRQNGNCGYVLKPQYLINNTFPLPLQHDKLQKYLKVRIISGQCLPKVGENENSIVDPYVTIKILGHSADTFSFRTRVVANNGFNPYWDEAVEVFLRAPELAVICFTVKDSQTIGASRFIGSYSLPVNHISPGYRHVPLVRNGEPLSSATICIQVEMKDLND, from the exons ATGGCCGTCGTCTCTACTCAGACTCCAAGTAGCATTTACCCGTCACACTTGCTCGAGGAAACACCAGAATTCCAAG ATGTGATAGCAAGTTCACCCCCTCCAACAGACGACGCCGATCTAGCTGCCGTCCGTGTGGGAGCTGTTCTGTGGAAACTCCGGTCATCCAACGCCTGGTACCGTCGACGCTATTGGGTGGATACCCAGAACATGCGACTGCACTACGAACCGAGTCACAAACCGTTCTGGTGCAATGCCAAGCAACACGTTGACATCTTGGATATCAAAGATGCTCGATTAGGCTGGAAAACAG ATGTGTTCAATTTGGCTGGCAGACTGGCGGAGAAGAAACGCGCTAAAGATCCGCAACGACCTCCAATGCTTAGAGAAGACTGCTGTTTTTCTATTATCCATGGCCGGGAGAACAAAAGCCTGGATTTAGTGGCCAGCGACCCTGAAACGGCGGCCACTTGGGTCAGAGGATTTAAATCGTTGATGACAGTTGTGCATGCGGTTGAAAAACGGAGATCCGATCAACA GTGGTTGAAGCTGTTGTTTAATCAGGCGGACAAGGATGGTTCAGGTGCTTTATCTTTCGACGAATGTTGCCAACTTCTTCTGCAACTTAACATGAAAATCGATCCAGAAGCAGCCATGAAACTATTCCAG ATTTCTAATGTCAACAAGAGGAAAATTAAAGACAAACAGGCCATTGATGCTGAAGAGTTCATCCAATTTTACCAGCTGCTGCTCGTACGTCCCGAGATCGAGACCTTATTTCGAAA ATATTCTGAAGATGATGGAGCTTCAATGTCACCAAACGGTTTGCGTCAGTTTCTCGAAAAAGAGCAATCGATGAAAGACGTTAAGGCCGAATTTGCCGTCGGTTTGATCCGGCGTTTTGACCCTTCGCCATCCAAAGAAATGGGAAGGATGACGCTTGCTG GTTTTACGGCTCTCATGACTTCGCCCATGTTCGAAATACTGGATGAAAGTCAACGTGATCAAGTTGTCCAAAACATGACACATCCCCTCTCTCATTATTTTATGGCCTCTTCGCACAACAC TTATCTTACGGGAAATCAGCTGACGAGCGAAAGTAGTATTGAGGCATACATTTCCGTCTTAAAGAACGGATGCCGTTGCATTGAAC TGGACCTATGGGATGGACCTGACGGAGAGCCCGTTATTTACCATGGAAATACGCTGACGGGAACGGTGCCCGTCAAAGATGTGCTGAATGATGCCATAAAACCATTTGCATTTAAAACCTCTACCTACCCTTTGTTCTTGTCGTTTGAAAATCACCTCTGCCTGGAACAGCAGGCCGTGCTAGCCACCCAGATTAAGGATGCCATAGGAG ACTTGCTGTGCCTGATGGACGTTGCGGATATGAAAGAACTTCCGTCTCCTGAACAACTTCGTAACAAGATCATCATCAAAGCCAAAAAGTATATGTCCATTGGATCGCATAATGCACCTTCGCCTACATCGAACAGCAGTCCAGCGCCTTCACCTACCCCGGGGAAGGAAGAACAACCTGCCGAGAACAATCAAAGTTCCAGTCAGCCAGTCGTGCCATTGCCTGATGCGAATAGTAGCCAA CAGGAGAAAACTTTACAACCAATAGCCAAAGACCTGTTTGACATGGTCAACATTTGCGAAGCCGTCAAGTTCCATGGCTTCGCCAACAGCCTTAAAAAAG ACAAGTGCTATCACATTTCGTCCTTTTCGGAGGGGAAAGCTTTGGATTTGATAACGGAATCTTCGGAGGATTTTGTCAGACACACCACACGCCAATTGGTTCGGATTTATCCCGCAGCAACGAGGACAACGTCGAGCaatttttctccatttccTCACTGGGCAGTGGGCAGCCAAGTTGTAGCACTGAATTACCAGACAAACAGCAAAGAAATGCGAATGTACCGCGGTTTTTTCCGCCAAAATGGCAATTGCGGTTACGTTCTCAAACCACAATACCTAATCAACAACACGTTCCCTCTGCCGCTGCAACACGACAAGTTACAAAAATATCTGAAAGTGAGAATCATCAGCGGCCAATGTCTACCCAAAGTGggagaaaacgaaaattctaTTGTTGATCCTTACGTCACAATCAAAATTTTGGGCCATTCAGCCGATACGTTCTCGTTTCGTACCCGTGTGGTAGCCAACAATGGATTTAACCCTTACTG GGACGAAGCCGTCGAAGTTTTTCTTCGAGCCCCAGAATTAGCCGTCATCTGTTTTACCGTCAAAGATAGCCAAACTATTGGTGCCAGTCGCTTCATTGGATCCTATTCTCTGCCCGTCAATCACATCAGCCCAG GATATCGTCACGTTCCGTTGGTGAGGAACGGTGAACCGCTTTCTTCGGCCACTATTTGTATCCAGGTCGAAATGAAAGACCTGAACGACTGA
- the LOC116924765 gene encoding 1-phosphatidylinositol 4,5-bisphosphate phosphodiesterase eta-2 isoform X2: MAVVSTQTPSSIYPSHLLEETPEFQDVIASSPPPTDDADLAAVRVGAVLWKLRSSNAWYRRRYWVDTQNMRLHYEPSHKPFWCNAKQHVDILDIKDARLGWKTDVFNLAGRLAEKKRAKDPQRPPMLREDCCFSIIHGRENKSLDLVASDPETAATWVRGFKSLMTVVHAVEKRRSDQQWLKLLFNQADKDGSGALSFDECCQLLLQLNMKIDPEAAMKLFQISNVNKRKIKDKQAIDAEEFIQFYQLLLVRPEIETLFRKYSEDDGASMSPNGLRQFLEKEQSMKDVKAEFAVGLIRRFDPSPSKEMGRMTLAGFTALMTSPMFEILDESQRDQVVQNMTHPLSHYFMASSHNTYLTGNQLTSESSIEAYISVLKNGCRCIELDLWDGPDGEPVIYHGNTLTGTVPVKDVLNDAIKPFAFKTSTYPLFLSFENHLCLEQQAVLATQIKDAIGDLLCLMDVADMKELPSPEQLRNKIIIKAKKYMSIGSHNAPSPTSNSSPAPSPTPGKEEQPAENNQSSSQPVVPLPDANSSQEKTLQPIAKDLFDMVNICEAVKFHGFANSLKKDKCYHISSFSEGKALDLITESSEDFVRHTTRQLVRIYPAATRTTSSNFSPFPHWAVGSQVVALNYQTNSKEMRMYRGFFRQNGNCGYVLKPQYLINNTFPLPLQHDKLQKYLKVRIISGQCLPKVGENENSIVDPYVTIKILGHSADTFSFRTRVVANNGFNPYWDEAVEVFLRAPELAVICFTVKDSQTIGASRFIGSYSLPVNHISPGYRHVPLVRNGEPLSSATICIQVEMKDLND; this comes from the exons ATGGCCGTCGTCTCTACTCAGACTCCAAGTAGCATTTACCCGTCACACTTGCTCGAGGAAACACCAGAATTCCAAG ATGTGATAGCAAGTTCACCCCCTCCAACAGACGACGCCGATCTAGCTGCCGTCCGTGTGGGAGCTGTTCTGTGGAAACTCCGGTCATCCAACGCCTGGTACCGTCGACGCTATTGGGTGGATACCCAGAACATGCGACTGCACTACGAACCGAGTCACAAACCGTTCTGGTGCAATGCCAAGCAACACGTTGACATCTTGGATATCAAAGATGCTCGATTAGGCTGGAAAACAG ATGTGTTCAATTTGGCTGGCAGACTGGCGGAGAAGAAACGCGCTAAAGATCCGCAACGACCTCCAATGCTTAGAGAAGACTGCTGTTTTTCTATTATCCATGGCCGGGAGAACAAAAGCCTGGATTTAGTGGCCAGCGACCCTGAAACGGCGGCCACTTGGGTCAGAGGATTTAAATCGTTGATGACAGTTGTGCATGCGGTTGAAAAACGGAGATCCGATCAACA GTGGTTGAAGCTGTTGTTTAATCAGGCGGACAAGGATGGTTCAGGTGCTTTATCTTTCGACGAATGTTGCCAACTTCTTCTGCAACTTAACATGAAAATCGATCCAGAAGCAGCCATGAAACTATTCCAG ATTTCTAATGTCAACAAGAGGAAAATTAAAGACAAACAGGCCATTGATGCTGAAGAGTTCATCCAATTTTACCAGCTGCTGCTCGTACGTCCCGAGATCGAGACCTTATTTCGAAA ATATTCTGAAGATGATGGAGCTTCAATGTCACCAAACGGTTTGCGTCAGTTTCTCGAAAAAGAGCAATCGATGAAAGACGTTAAGGCCGAATTTGCCGTCGGTTTGATCCGGCGTTTTGACCCTTCGCCATCCAAAGAAATGGGAAGGATGACGCTTGCTG GTTTTACGGCTCTCATGACTTCGCCCATGTTCGAAATACTGGATGAAAGTCAACGTGATCAAGTTGTCCAAAACATGACACATCCCCTCTCTCATTATTTTATGGCCTCTTCGCACAACAC TTATCTTACGGGAAATCAGCTGACGAGCGAAAGTAGTATTGAGGCATACATTTCCGTCTTAAAGAACGGATGCCGTTGCATTGAAC TGGACCTATGGGATGGACCTGACGGAGAGCCCGTTATTTACCATGGAAATACGCTGACGGGAACGGTGCCCGTCAAAGATGTGCTGAATGATGCCATAAAACCATTTGCATTTAAAACCTCTACCTACCCTTTGTTCTTGTCGTTTGAAAATCACCTCTGCCTGGAACAGCAGGCCGTGCTAGCCACCCAGATTAAGGATGCCATAGGAG ACTTGCTGTGCCTGATGGACGTTGCGGATATGAAAGAACTTCCGTCTCCTGAACAACTTCGTAACAAGATCATCATCAAAGCCAAAAAGTATATGTCCATTGGATCGCATAATGCACCTTCGCCTACATCGAACAGCAGTCCAGCGCCTTCACCTACCCCGGGGAAGGAAGAACAACCTGCCGAGAACAATCAAAGTTCCAGTCAGCCAGTCGTGCCATTGCCTGATGCGAATAGTAGCCAA GAGAAAACTTTACAACCAATAGCCAAAGACCTGTTTGACATGGTCAACATTTGCGAAGCCGTCAAGTTCCATGGCTTCGCCAACAGCCTTAAAAAAG ACAAGTGCTATCACATTTCGTCCTTTTCGGAGGGGAAAGCTTTGGATTTGATAACGGAATCTTCGGAGGATTTTGTCAGACACACCACACGCCAATTGGTTCGGATTTATCCCGCAGCAACGAGGACAACGTCGAGCaatttttctccatttccTCACTGGGCAGTGGGCAGCCAAGTTGTAGCACTGAATTACCAGACAAACAGCAAAGAAATGCGAATGTACCGCGGTTTTTTCCGCCAAAATGGCAATTGCGGTTACGTTCTCAAACCACAATACCTAATCAACAACACGTTCCCTCTGCCGCTGCAACACGACAAGTTACAAAAATATCTGAAAGTGAGAATCATCAGCGGCCAATGTCTACCCAAAGTGggagaaaacgaaaattctaTTGTTGATCCTTACGTCACAATCAAAATTTTGGGCCATTCAGCCGATACGTTCTCGTTTCGTACCCGTGTGGTAGCCAACAATGGATTTAACCCTTACTG GGACGAAGCCGTCGAAGTTTTTCTTCGAGCCCCAGAATTAGCCGTCATCTGTTTTACCGTCAAAGATAGCCAAACTATTGGTGCCAGTCGCTTCATTGGATCCTATTCTCTGCCCGTCAATCACATCAGCCCAG GATATCGTCACGTTCCGTTGGTGAGGAACGGTGAACCGCTTTCTTCGGCCACTATTTGTATCCAGGTCGAAATGAAAGACCTGAACGACTGA
- the LOC116924770 gene encoding cyclin-dependent kinase 17 isoform X3 codes for MSLKKIRRRLSQTFRFSIESSLSELAEHLTIEESNGEVKNNGMHHTSTFTKNHRRLSLSHSRIIDVNHRPGVLHEHPRIGSDGESEEVSLASDPDVTSPVKMRQKNRRLSEQDISKRLSLPADLRIPESFLAKQSSSSPIFDGPLTRTNRRQSLSEIGFGRMETYTKLDKLGEGTYATVYKGKSRLTDNLVALKEIRLEHEEGAPCTAIREVSLLKDLRHANIVTLHDIVHTEKSLTLVFEYLEKDLKQYMDDCGSILSMNNVKIFLFQLLRGLAYCHRRRILHRDLKPQNLLINDKGELKLADFGLARAKSVPTKTYSNEVVTLWYRPPDVLLGSTEYSTPIDMWGVGCIFFEMASGRPLFPGSTVEDQLQLIFSLLGTPTEETWSGIQSNEDFLSYRFDHCSPQSLIHRAPRLDGDGLDLLNKFLSYEAKKRISAQDAMRHPYFRSLGSMVHKIPDVASIFTCQGIQLTRDPGYRPSSHGNNSKTRRQSMLL; via the exons ATGAGCCTCAAGAAGATACGCCGACGACTTTCCCAGACTTTCCGTTTCAGCATCGAGAGCTCACTGTCAGAGTTGGCTGAACATTTGACCATAGAAGAAAGCAATGGTGAAGTGAAAAATAATG GGATGCACCATACGTCAACCTTCACAAAAAACCACAGGAGACTATCACTCTCTCACTCACGAATTATTGACGTCAACCACAGGCCAG GTGTGTTGCATGAACATCCCAGGATCGGCTCCGATGGCGAATCTGAGGAAGTTTCTCTGGCCTCGGATCCTGACGTCACGTCACCTGTCAAAATGCGCCAAAAGAATCGCCGTCTCAGCGag CAAGACATCAGCAAACGTTTGTCGTTGCCGGCCGATTTGCGGATACCGGAATCCTTCCTGGCCAAACAGTCGAGCAGTAGTCCCATCTTCGACGGACCGTTGACGCGGACCAACCGGAGACAGTCCCTCTCTGAAATCGGTTTCGGCCGCATGGAGACCTACACGAAACTCGACAAATTAGGAGAG GGAACGTACGCCACCGTCTACAAAGGCAAGTCGAGGCTGACGGACAACCTGGTGGCCCTCAAAGAGATTCGGCTCGAACACGAAGAGGGAGCACCGTGCACCGCCATCCGAGAGGTTTCCCTCCTCAAAGACTTGCGCCACGCAAATATTG TGACGTTGCACGATATTGTGCACACGGAAAAGTCATTGACGCTCGTCTTTGAGTACCTGGAGAAGGACCTGAAGCAGTACATGGACGACTGTGGCAGCATTCTCAGCATGAACAACGTCAAA ATCTTCCTCTTTCAGCTTCTGAGAGGACTTGCCTACTGTCACCGTCGCCGTATCCTCCATCGCGATCTCAAACCGCAAAATTTGCTCATCAATGACAAAGGCGAACTCAag TTGGCCGACTTTGGGCTGGCTCGAGCTAAATCCGTGCCGACTAAAACCTATTCAAACGAAGTAGTGACGCTCTGGTATCGCCCTCCCGACGTTTTGCTCGGATCCACCGAATATTCTACCCCCATCGACATGTG GGGTGTAGGGTGTATCTTCTTTGAAATGGCGAGCGGTCGGCCTCTTTTCCCCGGCTCAACTGTCGAGGACCAGCTGCAGTTGATTTTCAGTCTGTTGG GGACTCCGACAGAGGAGACGTGGTCGGGCATTCAGAGCAACGAGGATTTCTTGTCGTATCGCTTTGACCATTGCAGTCCGCAGTCCCTGATCCACAGAGCACCTCGGCTGGACGGCGACGGACTCGATCTTTTGAACAAGTTCCTTTCT TATGAAGCCAAAAAGCGGATCTCAGCTCAAGATGCAATGCGCCATCCGTACTTTCGGTCGTTGGGATCGATGGTGCACAAAATTCCGGACG TCGCTTCGATTTTCACCTGCCAAGGGATCCAGTTAACGAGAGATCCAGGATATCGGCCGTCGAGTCATGGAAACAATTCGAAAACAAGACGTCAATCGATGCTGCTCTAG
- the LOC116924770 gene encoding cyclin-dependent kinase 17 isoform X2: MPQLAEVSVVSSVVAMDEMSWSTVGGHKIGHWFASLGSRGRGRRKAAAVAAAAAAANCTNNAVANNNTTRSFTLGVLHEHPRIGSDGESEEVSLASDPDVTSPVKMRQKNRRLSEQDISKRLSLPADLRIPESFLAKQSSSSPIFDGPLTRTNRRQSLSEIGFGRMETYTKLDKLGEGTYATVYKGKSRLTDNLVALKEIRLEHEEGAPCTAIREVSLLKDLRHANIVTLHDIVHTEKSLTLVFEYLEKDLKQYMDDCGSILSMNNVKIFLFQLLRGLAYCHRRRILHRDLKPQNLLINDKGELKLADFGLARAKSVPTKTYSNEVVTLWYRPPDVLLGSTEYSTPIDMWGVGCIFFEMASGRPLFPGSTVEDQLQLIFSLLGTPTEETWSGIQSNEDFLSYRFDHCSPQSLIHRAPRLDGDGLDLLNKFLSYEAKKRISAQDAMRHPYFRSLGSMVHKIPDVASIFTCQGIQLTRDPGYRPSSHGNNSKTRRQSMLL, translated from the exons ATGCCTCAACTGGCGGAAGTGAGCGTCGTCTCGTCGGTTGTGGCCATGGATGAGATGTCGTGGTCGACTGTGGGCGGCCACAAAATCGGCCACTGGTTCGCTTCGTTGGGTTCCAGGGGACGGGGCCGCCGTAAAGCTGCCGCCGTGGCAGCCGCCGCTGCTGCCGCCAACTGCACCAACAACGCCGTCGCCAATAATAACACGACGCGCAGCTTCACTCTCG GTGTGTTGCATGAACATCCCAGGATCGGCTCCGATGGCGAATCTGAGGAAGTTTCTCTGGCCTCGGATCCTGACGTCACGTCACCTGTCAAAATGCGCCAAAAGAATCGCCGTCTCAGCGag CAAGACATCAGCAAACGTTTGTCGTTGCCGGCCGATTTGCGGATACCGGAATCCTTCCTGGCCAAACAGTCGAGCAGTAGTCCCATCTTCGACGGACCGTTGACGCGGACCAACCGGAGACAGTCCCTCTCTGAAATCGGTTTCGGCCGCATGGAGACCTACACGAAACTCGACAAATTAGGAGAG GGAACGTACGCCACCGTCTACAAAGGCAAGTCGAGGCTGACGGACAACCTGGTGGCCCTCAAAGAGATTCGGCTCGAACACGAAGAGGGAGCACCGTGCACCGCCATCCGAGAGGTTTCCCTCCTCAAAGACTTGCGCCACGCAAATATTG TGACGTTGCACGATATTGTGCACACGGAAAAGTCATTGACGCTCGTCTTTGAGTACCTGGAGAAGGACCTGAAGCAGTACATGGACGACTGTGGCAGCATTCTCAGCATGAACAACGTCAAA ATCTTCCTCTTTCAGCTTCTGAGAGGACTTGCCTACTGTCACCGTCGCCGTATCCTCCATCGCGATCTCAAACCGCAAAATTTGCTCATCAATGACAAAGGCGAACTCAag TTGGCCGACTTTGGGCTGGCTCGAGCTAAATCCGTGCCGACTAAAACCTATTCAAACGAAGTAGTGACGCTCTGGTATCGCCCTCCCGACGTTTTGCTCGGATCCACCGAATATTCTACCCCCATCGACATGTG GGGTGTAGGGTGTATCTTCTTTGAAATGGCGAGCGGTCGGCCTCTTTTCCCCGGCTCAACTGTCGAGGACCAGCTGCAGTTGATTTTCAGTCTGTTGG GGACTCCGACAGAGGAGACGTGGTCGGGCATTCAGAGCAACGAGGATTTCTTGTCGTATCGCTTTGACCATTGCAGTCCGCAGTCCCTGATCCACAGAGCACCTCGGCTGGACGGCGACGGACTCGATCTTTTGAACAAGTTCCTTTCT TATGAAGCCAAAAAGCGGATCTCAGCTCAAGATGCAATGCGCCATCCGTACTTTCGGTCGTTGGGATCGATGGTGCACAAAATTCCGGACG TCGCTTCGATTTTCACCTGCCAAGGGATCCAGTTAACGAGAGATCCAGGATATCGGCCGTCGAGTCATGGAAACAATTCGAAAACAAGACGTCAATCGATGCTGCTCTAG
- the LOC116924770 gene encoding cyclin-dependent kinase 17 isoform X1 — protein MFSLSRSKLTQSTLSLASRRSSSEEFDDCCSQMDSSPATSPSCHNYQERVLSLFIPRPRSDCTSSSSSSSSTSPCPDNTTGLGVLHEHPRIGSDGESEEVSLASDPDVTSPVKMRQKNRRLSEQDISKRLSLPADLRIPESFLAKQSSSSPIFDGPLTRTNRRQSLSEIGFGRMETYTKLDKLGEGTYATVYKGKSRLTDNLVALKEIRLEHEEGAPCTAIREVSLLKDLRHANIVTLHDIVHTEKSLTLVFEYLEKDLKQYMDDCGSILSMNNVKIFLFQLLRGLAYCHRRRILHRDLKPQNLLINDKGELKLADFGLARAKSVPTKTYSNEVVTLWYRPPDVLLGSTEYSTPIDMWGVGCIFFEMASGRPLFPGSTVEDQLQLIFSLLGTPTEETWSGIQSNEDFLSYRFDHCSPQSLIHRAPRLDGDGLDLLNKFLSYEAKKRISAQDAMRHPYFRSLGSMVHKIPDVASIFTCQGIQLTRDPGYRPSSHGNNSKTRRQSMLL, from the exons ATGTTTTCACTGTCGCGTTCCAAATTGACACAGTCCACTTTATCGCTGGCGTCGCGTCGATCTTCCTCCGAAGAGTTTGACGACTGTTGCAGCCAAATGGATTCGTCTCCGGCCACGTCTCCGTCGTGCCACAACTACCAAGAGCGTGTCCTCTCCCTTTTCATCCCGCGACCGCGTTCCGATTGCACATCGTCCtcttcgtcttcgtcgtccaCGTCGCCCTGTCCCGACAACACAACTGGCCTAG GTGTGTTGCATGAACATCCCAGGATCGGCTCCGATGGCGAATCTGAGGAAGTTTCTCTGGCCTCGGATCCTGACGTCACGTCACCTGTCAAAATGCGCCAAAAGAATCGCCGTCTCAGCGag CAAGACATCAGCAAACGTTTGTCGTTGCCGGCCGATTTGCGGATACCGGAATCCTTCCTGGCCAAACAGTCGAGCAGTAGTCCCATCTTCGACGGACCGTTGACGCGGACCAACCGGAGACAGTCCCTCTCTGAAATCGGTTTCGGCCGCATGGAGACCTACACGAAACTCGACAAATTAGGAGAG GGAACGTACGCCACCGTCTACAAAGGCAAGTCGAGGCTGACGGACAACCTGGTGGCCCTCAAAGAGATTCGGCTCGAACACGAAGAGGGAGCACCGTGCACCGCCATCCGAGAGGTTTCCCTCCTCAAAGACTTGCGCCACGCAAATATTG TGACGTTGCACGATATTGTGCACACGGAAAAGTCATTGACGCTCGTCTTTGAGTACCTGGAGAAGGACCTGAAGCAGTACATGGACGACTGTGGCAGCATTCTCAGCATGAACAACGTCAAA ATCTTCCTCTTTCAGCTTCTGAGAGGACTTGCCTACTGTCACCGTCGCCGTATCCTCCATCGCGATCTCAAACCGCAAAATTTGCTCATCAATGACAAAGGCGAACTCAag TTGGCCGACTTTGGGCTGGCTCGAGCTAAATCCGTGCCGACTAAAACCTATTCAAACGAAGTAGTGACGCTCTGGTATCGCCCTCCCGACGTTTTGCTCGGATCCACCGAATATTCTACCCCCATCGACATGTG GGGTGTAGGGTGTATCTTCTTTGAAATGGCGAGCGGTCGGCCTCTTTTCCCCGGCTCAACTGTCGAGGACCAGCTGCAGTTGATTTTCAGTCTGTTGG GGACTCCGACAGAGGAGACGTGGTCGGGCATTCAGAGCAACGAGGATTTCTTGTCGTATCGCTTTGACCATTGCAGTCCGCAGTCCCTGATCCACAGAGCACCTCGGCTGGACGGCGACGGACTCGATCTTTTGAACAAGTTCCTTTCT TATGAAGCCAAAAAGCGGATCTCAGCTCAAGATGCAATGCGCCATCCGTACTTTCGGTCGTTGGGATCGATGGTGCACAAAATTCCGGACG TCGCTTCGATTTTCACCTGCCAAGGGATCCAGTTAACGAGAGATCCAGGATATCGGCCGTCGAGTCATGGAAACAATTCGAAAACAAGACGTCAATCGATGCTGCTCTAG